The following coding sequences lie in one Natrarchaeobius halalkaliphilus genomic window:
- a CDS encoding DUF7266 family protein, producing MDDRALSTALSYALLLGVTVMLMGGLSVAAGGLLESQHERAVEAELDVIGERVTADLQTADRLTHTAGETESLAVRSSSPQLVSGGHYTIDVVNGGEETTLVVESADVDVTTETTVPTTTPVAETTVIGGELEITYDSESDELVIANG from the coding sequence ATGGACGATAGAGCACTTTCGACCGCGTTGAGTTACGCCCTCTTGCTCGGCGTTACCGTGATGCTCATGGGTGGTCTCTCGGTGGCCGCCGGCGGATTGCTCGAGTCCCAACACGAACGTGCCGTCGAGGCCGAACTCGACGTGATCGGAGAACGCGTCACAGCGGACCTCCAGACTGCGGACAGACTCACGCACACGGCGGGCGAAACCGAATCCCTCGCCGTTCGCTCTTCGTCACCGCAGCTCGTGAGTGGTGGCCACTATACGATCGACGTCGTCAACGGTGGCGAGGAGACGACGCTCGTGGTCGAGAGCGCGGATGTCGACGTCACCACCGAAACGACCGTCCCGACCACGACGCCGGTCGCAGAGACGACGGTTATCGGGGGGGAACTCGAGATCACGTACGACTCCGAAAGCGACGAGCTGGTGATTGCGAATGGATGA
- a CDS encoding DUF7261 family protein: MADVRGRDAPRRDEDGSVHRGQLLLVMGVMIALTLVFLAVLLNSVIYAENLGTRGSDIGGNDAVQFESAVQDAGEGFVTATNRDADSQDHDPLVSEFDESIADWDDLSRSHLVRDGHYASLSFDRTPSSPSNGSQIRQSESGSFQNANDESAWAVVENADVRNYSMTIHDVSDDFLLSVSTADGEWNLTVGDGSETTVTTERDGNVIADCTVHDEPFEIDFVAGTVDGDYCNGEPVTFAGDLEAPYGTIEYANASAVEGTYTLTVNSTDPLSSNSFNQPGEDEPVAVAGIYAADVSLMYETERIEYESTVTAAPNTHYGR, translated from the coding sequence ATGGCGGATGTGAGGGGACGGGATGCGCCCCGGAGAGACGAGGATGGGTCGGTCCACCGCGGACAGCTCCTCCTCGTCATGGGAGTGATGATCGCGCTCACACTCGTGTTCCTCGCCGTCCTATTGAACAGCGTCATCTACGCGGAAAACCTCGGAACACGAGGGAGCGATATCGGCGGCAACGACGCCGTTCAGTTCGAATCGGCGGTTCAGGACGCCGGTGAAGGTTTCGTAACCGCGACAAATCGGGACGCGGACTCTCAGGATCACGACCCCCTCGTCAGTGAGTTCGACGAATCGATAGCGGACTGGGACGACCTGTCGAGATCTCATCTCGTCCGGGACGGACACTACGCTTCGCTTTCGTTCGATCGGACGCCATCCAGCCCGTCGAATGGATCACAGATCCGACAAAGTGAGAGCGGCTCGTTCCAGAACGCCAACGACGAGAGCGCTTGGGCCGTCGTCGAGAACGCCGACGTTCGAAACTACTCGATGACGATCCACGACGTGAGTGACGACTTTCTGCTGTCGGTTTCGACCGCCGACGGGGAGTGGAACCTGACCGTTGGGGACGGAAGCGAGACGACGGTAACTACGGAGAGAGACGGAAACGTCATCGCCGACTGTACGGTGCACGACGAACCGTTCGAGATCGATTTCGTCGCCGGAACGGTCGATGGCGACTACTGTAACGGTGAGCCGGTGACGTTCGCGGGAGATCTCGAGGCACCCTACGGAACGATCGAGTACGCAAACGCCAGCGCGGTCGAAGGGACGTACACGCTGACGGTGAACAGTACCGACCCCCTGTCGTCGAACAGCTTCAACCAACCGGGCGAGGACGAGCCGGTTGCCGTCGCCGGAATCTACGCTGCCGACGTTTCGCTGATGTACGAAACCGAGCGAATCGAGTACGAATCGACCGTCACCGCCGCCCCAAACACTCATTATGGACGATAG
- a CDS encoding iron-containing alcohol dehydrogenase family protein: MTRSDSEIDDHERTSAFRFEYEPPALRFGADSVDGLEDELERRGFERAMIVCGSTVGGSPDVIDPVKSGLGSRLATVFDETTPKKRLGTAFDGLERLHAEDVDVLISLGGGSSLDVAKVLSTLAASGRSRSDIGAEFSDRGTITVPDEGLIPIVAIPTTLAGADLSQVAGVTASPESGLVDEEIGGGISGPELMPTAAFYDPSLVATTPESILSRSVMNGFDKGVETVYANNATPVTDATASRGIGLLADGIRSYGRGDRGIGTFETLLEGTVLVQYGISRPGETTLSVVHSFGHGLTRTYDVQQGAAHAIVVPHVLEFLFDDDAVDARVTTLAAGLGVDDAADPAKAVLECVMDVRDALGLPTRLRDVDGPARAEFPAVAKAILADSFMANAPPGFDPDPEEIEGVLERAW; this comes from the coding sequence ATGACGAGATCGGATTCGGAAATCGACGATCACGAGAGGACATCAGCGTTCAGATTCGAATACGAGCCACCCGCGCTCAGATTCGGTGCGGATTCCGTCGACGGGCTCGAGGACGAACTCGAACGACGGGGATTCGAGCGAGCGATGATCGTCTGTGGATCGACGGTCGGAGGATCACCAGACGTGATCGATCCGGTGAAATCGGGTCTGGGAAGCCGGTTAGCGACAGTCTTCGACGAAACGACGCCGAAAAAACGTCTCGGAACCGCCTTCGACGGACTCGAGCGCCTCCACGCGGAGGATGTCGACGTTCTGATCAGTCTCGGTGGCGGGAGCAGCCTCGACGTCGCAAAGGTACTCAGCACCCTCGCCGCGTCCGGACGTTCGCGTTCGGACATCGGCGCGGAGTTTTCCGATCGAGGAACGATTACCGTTCCCGATGAGGGACTGATTCCGATCGTTGCGATTCCGACGACGCTTGCCGGGGCGGATCTCTCGCAGGTCGCAGGCGTCACCGCCTCGCCCGAGTCGGGACTGGTCGACGAGGAGATCGGCGGCGGGATTTCCGGACCGGAACTGATGCCGACGGCGGCGTTCTACGATCCGAGCCTCGTCGCGACGACTCCCGAATCGATACTGTCGAGATCGGTGATGAACGGGTTCGACAAGGGAGTCGAGACGGTCTATGCGAACAACGCGACGCCGGTGACGGACGCGACGGCCTCCCGAGGGATCGGGTTGCTCGCGGACGGGATACGTTCGTACGGCCGCGGCGATCGCGGGATCGGCACGTTCGAAACGCTGCTCGAGGGCACCGTTCTCGTTCAGTACGGCATCTCGCGTCCGGGCGAAACGACGCTCTCGGTCGTCCACTCCTTCGGTCACGGACTCACTCGAACGTACGATGTCCAGCAAGGGGCCGCCCACGCGATCGTCGTTCCCCACGTTCTCGAGTTCCTCTTCGACGACGACGCGGTCGACGCACGAGTGACGACGCTCGCGGCCGGACTGGGTGTCGACGACGCGGCCGATCCGGCGAAAGCGGTTCTCGAGTGCGTGATGGACGTTCGCGACGCGCTGGGGCTTCCGACCCGCCTTCGGGACGTCGACGGTCCTGCCCGCGCGGAGTTCCCCGCCGTCGCGAAAGCGATCCTCGCTGATTCGTTCATGGCGAATGCCCCACCGGGATTCGACCCGGACCCGGAGGAGATCGAAGGGGTTCTCGAACGAGCCTGGTAG
- a CDS encoding DUF7287 family protein, producing the protein MTIKQSNRGQTHFDFLIGFSVFIVAVMLVFASAPQLIAPFSESDAADPLRADRVATDLAESTFVDTPSSTQINTTAATAFFDEPDDVHTTVGLDTRTPLNISVVSTESGEPLSSNGVEYTFGEPVPERAGQVSVTQRVLQVDDESYWLSVRVW; encoded by the coding sequence ATGACTATTAAACAGAGTAACCGCGGCCAAACTCATTTCGACTTTTTGATTGGATTTTCCGTTTTTATCGTTGCAGTCATGCTCGTCTTCGCCTCGGCGCCGCAGTTGATCGCCCCCTTTAGCGAGAGCGATGCGGCGGACCCGCTTCGAGCCGACCGAGTCGCCACCGATCTCGCGGAATCGACGTTCGTCGATACGCCATCCTCGACGCAGATCAATACGACGGCGGCTACGGCGTTCTTCGACGAACCCGACGACGTCCACACTACGGTCGGTCTCGATACCCGAACGCCGCTCAACATCTCTGTCGTCAGCACGGAGTCCGGAGAGCCGCTCTCGAGTAACGGCGTCGAGTACACGTTCGGTGAACCGGTCCCCGAACGAGCGGGGCAGGTCTCCGTCACGCAGCGGGTTCTTCAGGTGGACGACGAATCGTACTGGCTGTCCGTGAGGGTGTGGTAA
- a CDS encoding DUF7289 family protein, translated as MDDRGVTELIGYSIIFGLVLLSFSMLFLVGTTTVSDSRDRTQINNAEAAFEILASNMDDHANDREVGRATEIRVTDAALYFGPSESVNVTVSPDGSEDNVTVYDRSTEPIVYETQQGERVVYSNGAVFREDTDTSRMVREPQTKIDENRTVLPQVRFTSTEGGISVGGSQTVLVRTERLTSRFEQNTTSDGYELEIEITTDERRGDAWRSYFGSYELLECAESDVVEQPDGNVAVTCETTGQMTSEIYVPETRLQGEIN; from the coding sequence ATGGATGACCGTGGAGTAACCGAACTGATCGGGTACTCGATCATCTTCGGTCTGGTGTTGCTGTCGTTCAGCATGCTCTTTCTCGTTGGCACGACGACCGTGAGCGATTCTCGAGACCGAACCCAGATCAACAACGCCGAGGCCGCGTTCGAAATCCTCGCTTCGAACATGGACGATCACGCGAACGATCGGGAGGTCGGCCGAGCAACCGAGATCAGAGTTACGGATGCAGCCCTCTATTTCGGTCCGAGCGAATCGGTCAACGTAACCGTGTCCCCGGACGGATCTGAAGACAACGTGACAGTGTACGATCGGTCCACGGAACCGATCGTCTACGAAACTCAGCAGGGAGAACGTGTCGTGTACTCGAACGGAGCGGTGTTTCGAGAGGACACGGACACCAGCCGAATGGTCCGAGAGCCACAGACGAAAATCGACGAGAATCGAACCGTACTTCCACAGGTTCGGTTTACGAGTACAGAAGGTGGAATCTCGGTCGGCGGATCACAGACCGTCCTCGTCCGAACGGAACGCCTCACGTCGAGATTCGAACAGAACACCACCTCCGATGGCTACGAACTCGAAATCGAGATCACGACCGACGAACGTCGCGGGGACGCCTGGAGGTCGTACTTCGGATCGTACGAACTGCTCGAGTGTGCCGAGAGCGACGTGGTCGAGCAGCCCGACGGGAACGTCGCCGTAACCTGCGAGACGACTGGTCAAATGACGAGTGAAATCTACGTTCCTGAAACGAGACTTCAGGGGGAGATCAACTGA
- a CDS encoding DUF7288 family protein: MARGQIHALEGILAAVLLVLSLVFALQVSAVTPMTESTSSQHIENQQRAVGQGLLEAAAEDGSLKTALLYWDNDAETYHGSNEDHRYTSGLPDDLRLGSELRRTITERGIAFNLHVNYVDDGEISSRTLVTQGEPSDHAVTVTETVTLFEDDTLFDSSGDPTDVTLQDAEEFYVPNEADGALYNVVEIELRLWRM, encoded by the coding sequence ATGGCACGAGGACAGATACACGCACTCGAGGGGATTTTGGCCGCGGTGTTGCTCGTGTTGAGCCTCGTCTTCGCACTCCAGGTGTCGGCAGTCACTCCGATGACCGAGAGTACGTCGAGCCAACACATCGAGAATCAACAGCGAGCCGTTGGACAGGGGCTGCTCGAGGCGGCGGCCGAAGACGGATCGCTCAAAACCGCACTGTTGTACTGGGACAACGACGCCGAGACGTACCACGGTTCGAACGAGGATCACCGCTACACCAGCGGTTTGCCGGACGACCTCCGGTTGGGATCCGAGCTTCGGCGGACGATCACCGAGCGGGGAATCGCTTTCAATCTCCACGTCAACTACGTCGACGACGGGGAAATCAGTTCTCGAACGCTCGTTACGCAGGGTGAACCAAGCGACCACGCCGTGACCGTGACCGAGACGGTGACGCTCTTCGAGGACGACACGCTGTTCGATTCCAGCGGTGATCCCACCGACGTAACGCTTCAGGACGCCGAAGAGTTCTACGTTCCGAACGAAGCCGACGGGGCGCTATACAACGTGGTCGAAATCGAGTTGAGACTATGGCGGATGTGA
- a CDS encoding DUF7289 family protein — MSSSGPRPDSIAETNPDERSQSEIIGLVLLLGFSIISATGLFLAGMAIVDGHQQTTEVGAAENELSLVGSKISEVTLGESTAQTVSVSGQSGTYGVNETAGRMEITHYNRTGTDTGELIGNETFSLGEITYATDGETIAYQGGGVWKHDGDHTTMVSPPEFHYRYGTLTLPIINVTGDGQRTGKTDIVAQRTSETERIFPNSSRTYDDGTVYQNPIENGTVEVTVHSEYYLGWERYFQDRTQGNVSVDHENETVNVELITLGDQGLTPLSDGGDIRIRAAQEDDPINEFTLTLAGDGSSGLNNLDWSLEVDGTEVANVHGQGHGGVDTTITDATGEEWTAEDAFEVNQSADPETVTINLTSDVIAQNASGSERELGALFNETIEAYGPNVDLTVEDKSGAQRVDHDESEGYIDYEAEGFVTYLQITENTADVRFS, encoded by the coding sequence GTGAGTAGTAGTGGCCCACGCCCGGATTCGATCGCGGAAACAAATCCGGACGAGCGTTCGCAATCGGAGATCATCGGCCTGGTATTGCTTTTGGGATTTTCGATCATTTCAGCGACGGGGTTGTTTTTGGCTGGAATGGCGATCGTGGACGGCCACCAGCAGACGACCGAAGTCGGTGCCGCCGAAAACGAACTCTCGCTCGTCGGATCGAAGATATCGGAAGTGACGCTCGGAGAGTCGACGGCGCAGACGGTTTCGGTCAGTGGTCAGAGCGGCACGTACGGCGTCAACGAAACGGCGGGTCGAATGGAGATCACTCACTACAATCGGACCGGGACTGATACTGGCGAGTTGATCGGAAACGAGACGTTCTCGCTCGGTGAGATCACGTACGCCACCGATGGGGAGACGATCGCGTACCAGGGTGGTGGCGTCTGGAAGCACGATGGGGACCACACCACGATGGTCTCCCCGCCCGAATTCCACTACCGATACGGCACGCTCACCTTGCCGATAATCAACGTGACGGGGGACGGACAGCGAACAGGGAAAACCGACATCGTCGCTCAGCGAACGAGCGAGACGGAACGAATCTTTCCCAACAGCTCGAGAACGTACGACGATGGAACGGTGTATCAAAACCCGATCGAGAACGGAACGGTCGAGGTGACGGTTCACAGCGAGTACTACCTCGGCTGGGAGCGCTACTTCCAGGACCGAACGCAAGGGAACGTGTCGGTCGACCACGAAAACGAAACGGTGAACGTCGAATTAATCACGCTGGGCGATCAGGGCCTCACACCGCTGAGCGACGGCGGAGACATCAGGATACGGGCCGCTCAGGAAGACGACCCGATAAACGAGTTCACGCTCACGCTGGCCGGCGACGGGAGTTCGGGGCTGAACAATCTCGACTGGAGCCTCGAGGTCGACGGAACGGAGGTGGCTAACGTCCACGGACAGGGACACGGCGGCGTCGATACGACGATCACGGATGCAACCGGTGAGGAGTGGACGGCAGAGGACGCGTTCGAAGTGAATCAGAGTGCGGACCCGGAAACGGTCACGATCAACTTGACGAGCGACGTGATCGCACAGAACGCGAGCGGTTCGGAGAGAGAACTCGGGGCGTTGTTCAACGAGACGATCGAAGCGTACGGACCGAACGTGGATCTAACGGTGGAAGACAAATCCGGCGCTCAACGGGTCGATCACGACGAGTCGGAGGGGTACATCGATTACGAAGCCGAAGGATTCGTGACGTATCTACAGATCACGGAGAACACGGCCGACGTCCGGTTCAGTTGA
- the queC gene encoding 7-cyano-7-deazaguanine synthase QueC: MTIDENTDSDTGTDDPVEPALEFAAEPTDGRAVVLLSGGMDSATAAYAARDRGYELCCLHTTYGQRTEDREHDCARKLASELTASDFLRIETDHLAEIGASSLTDDGMALEDADTERDEIPSSYVPFRNANLLSMAVSYAEATDCETVVIGAHSEDFSGYPDCRPQFFEAFERLVAVGTKPGTEITIDAPFVDWSKTEIAEYGIDLGVPYEHTWSCYRENEPACGTCDACAYRLQAFQRIGVRDPIAYERRPSYTDG; the protein is encoded by the coding sequence ATGACGATAGACGAAAACACTGACAGCGATACCGGAACCGACGATCCGGTCGAACCCGCCCTCGAGTTCGCGGCCGAACCGACCGACGGACGCGCCGTTGTCCTCCTGTCGGGCGGCATGGACAGCGCGACCGCCGCCTACGCCGCCCGCGACCGCGGGTACGAACTCTGTTGCTTGCACACCACCTACGGCCAGCGGACGGAAGACCGAGAGCACGACTGCGCCCGGAAACTCGCGAGCGAGCTCACAGCCTCCGATTTCCTGCGGATCGAGACCGACCATCTTGCAGAAATCGGTGCCTCGAGTCTCACCGACGACGGGATGGCACTCGAAGACGCCGATACGGAACGCGACGAGATTCCGTCTTCGTACGTCCCCTTTCGGAACGCGAACCTGCTCTCGATGGCCGTCTCTTACGCCGAGGCGACCGACTGTGAGACGGTGGTCATCGGCGCACACAGCGAGGACTTCTCGGGTTATCCCGACTGTCGTCCCCAGTTTTTCGAAGCGTTCGAGCGGCTGGTCGCGGTCGGAACGAAACCCGGAACCGAGATCACGATCGACGCACCGTTCGTCGACTGGTCGAAAACCGAGATAGCGGAGTACGGTATCGACCTCGGGGTTCCGTACGAACACACCTGGAGTTGCTACCGCGAGAACGAACCCGCCTGCGGGACCTGCGATGCGTGTGCGTACCGGCTGCAGGCCTTCCAGCGAATCGGCGTACGCGATCCGATCGCGTACGAGCGTCGACCGTCGTACACCGACGGCTGA